The following proteins are co-located in the Neomonachus schauinslandi chromosome 8, ASM220157v2, whole genome shotgun sequence genome:
- the TSPO2 gene encoding translocator protein 2 isoform X1, translating to MQPQGTIFLALPHLGPILLWLLTRHRMSGWYDNPKKPPWCPPHKVLLAGWITIYFVMGYASYLVWKNLGGGFGWPLVLPLGLYAVQLAVSWAVLILFFAAHTHGLALLHLLLLYGLVVSTALIWHPINKLAAVLLLPYLAWLTVTASIAYRLWRDSLCPNHQPQPMGEKSD from the exons ATGCAGCCTCAAGGCACCATCTTTTTGGCCCTTCCCCACCTGGGGCCCATCCTGCTCTGGCTGCTCACCCGTCATCGGATGTCTGGTTGGTACGACAACCCAAAGAAACCGCCCTGGTGCCCACCTCACAAAGTCTTGTTGGCAGGATGGATCACCATCTACTTTGTCATGGG CTATGCCTCCTACCTGGTGTGGAAGAACCTGGGAGGGGGCTTTGGGTGGCCCCTGGTCCTGCCTCTCGGCCTCTATGCTGTGCAGCTCGCGGTCAGCTGGGCTGTCCTGATTCTCTTTTTCGCAGCCCACACCCATGGTCTG gCCCTGCTGCACCTGCTACTACTCTACGGACTGGTGGTGAGCACAGCGCTGATCTGGCATCCCATCAACAAGCTGGCCGCCGTGCTCCTGCTGCCTTACCTGGCCTGGCTCACCGTGACCGCTTCCATCGCCTACCGCCTGTGGAGGGACAGCCTCTGTCCAAACCATCAGCCTCAGCCCATGGGGGAGAAGAGCGACTGA
- the TSPO2 gene encoding translocator protein 2 isoform X2, protein MQPQGTIFLALPHLGPILLWLLTRHRMSGCYASYLVWKNLGGGFGWPLVLPLGLYAVQLAVSWAVLILFFAAHTHGLALLHLLLLYGLVVSTALIWHPINKLAAVLLLPYLAWLTVTASIAYRLWRDSLCPNHQPQPMGEKSD, encoded by the exons ATGCAGCCTCAAGGCACCATCTTTTTGGCCCTTCCCCACCTGGGGCCCATCCTGCTCTGGCTGCTCACCCGTCATCGGATGTCTGGTTG CTATGCCTCCTACCTGGTGTGGAAGAACCTGGGAGGGGGCTTTGGGTGGCCCCTGGTCCTGCCTCTCGGCCTCTATGCTGTGCAGCTCGCGGTCAGCTGGGCTGTCCTGATTCTCTTTTTCGCAGCCCACACCCATGGTCTG gCCCTGCTGCACCTGCTACTACTCTACGGACTGGTGGTGAGCACAGCGCTGATCTGGCATCCCATCAACAAGCTGGCCGCCGTGCTCCTGCTGCCTTACCTGGCCTGGCTCACCGTGACCGCTTCCATCGCCTACCGCCTGTGGAGGGACAGCCTCTGTCCAAACCATCAGCCTCAGCCCATGGGGGAGAAGAGCGACTGA